One stretch of Oncorhynchus clarkii lewisi isolate Uvic-CL-2024 chromosome 3, UVic_Ocla_1.0, whole genome shotgun sequence DNA includes these proteins:
- the LOC139401504 gene encoding phosphatidylcholine-sterol acyltransferase-like: MGHAHCCTVLLIVFLALQQAAGFWLSDVFPSSFKTQNKVPNNSTPPVLIVPGTAGNQLEAKIDKPSRVHWMCYKKTDDFFTLWIDLNMFMPIGINCWIDNIRIVYNRTTRKSSNSEGVSVRVPGFGQTYTVEFLDNHKLSGYFNNMVTHLVFMGYVRNESVRAAPYDFRVAPNEQEEYFARLKKLIEDMYERDQQPLYILGHSMGSNYILYFLYQQTQAWKDEYIKGFISLGAPWGGAVKTLRVLASGENLGIPLVSNIKIREQQRMTTTNPWMLPFEEVWPTDHVFISTPLFNYTRQDYQRFFKDIDFEDGWFMWEDTRNLTAGLPPPGVEMYCFYGVGLPTPVTYIYDDQFPNADPIDYVYADGDDTVDSLSLGLCKRWRGKQAQPVHVKEFRSMPHMDIVLNRKVINVVQSILEGRYGEEDSTLMN, encoded by the exons ATGGGACACGCGCACTGCTGTACTGTGCTCCTTATAGTATTCCTTGCGCTACAGCAAGCTGCTGGATTTTGGCTCTCCGATGTCTTTCCATCAAGTTTCAAAACTCAAAACAAAGTGCCAAACAATAGCACTCCGCCGGTTCTTATAG tgcCTGGGACTGCAGGAAACCAGCTTGAAGCCAAGATTGACAAGCCAAGCCGTGTGCATTGGATGTGCTACAAAAAGACAGATGACTTTTTCACACTTTGGATTGACCTGAATATGTTCATGCCAATTGGGATTAACTGTTGGATTGATAATATAAG AATTGTATACAATAGGACAACTCGCAAGTCATCCAATTCTGAAGGGGTGTCTGTGAGAGTGCCTGGTTTTGGACAAACATATACTGTTGAGTTCTTGGACAACCACAAGCTGTCAG GTTATTTTAATAATATGGTTACACATTTGGTCTTCATGGGATATGTCCGCAATGAGTCTGTCCGAGCAGCACCATATGACTTCAGAGTAGCTCCGA ACGAGCAGGAGGAATACTTTGCACGACTGAAGAAGCTGATTGAGGATATGTACGAGAGGGATCAACAACCACTTTACATCCTGGGCCATAGCATGGGAAGCAATTATATCCTCTACTTCTTATATCAGCAGACCCAGGCTTGGAAAGACGAATACATCAAAGGCTTCATTTCACTTGGAGCACCCTGGGGTGGGGCTGTCAAGACCCTTCGAGTACTAGCATCAG GTGAAAATCTTGGCATCCCACTGGTGTCCAACATCAAGATCCGGGAGCAGCAGCGGATGACCACCACAAACCCCTGGATGCTTCCATTTGAAGAGGTCTGGCCTACAGACCACGTCTTCATCTCCACGCCATTATTCAACTATACCCGCCAGGACTACCAGCGCTTCTTTAAAGACATTGACTTTGAAGATGGCTGGTTCATGTGGGAAGACACCAGAAACTTGACAGCTGGTCTGCCCCCTCCTGGTGTTGAGATGTACTGCTTCTATGGTGTGGGGCTGCCCACACCGGTTACCTATATTTATGACGACCAGTTCCCAAATGCAGACCCCATAGACTATGTGTATGCTGATGGGGATGATACAGTGGACAGTCTTAGCCTCGGTCTTTGTAAACGCTGGAGAGGGAAGCAAGCACAGCCTGTCCATGTCAAGGAATTCAGGTCTATGCCCCACATGGACATAGTATTAAATAGGAAGGTGATCAATGTGGTCCAGAGTATTCTGGAGGGAAGATATGGTGAAGAGGATTCTACATTGATGAACTGA
- the LOC139401489 gene encoding sorting nexin-4 — MMADSGPEEIAVIGNTDLTPAELENNIKNTMVEIEKWTSLLRKMEISVGEAEKRTGKNTVNMQEIYTVYLIETRPVDAVTEGIIPAPDSLWRRYSEFELLRNYLLVTYPFVVVAPLPEKRAEIVWHKLSADNMDPDFVERRRVGLENFLLRLASHPVLCNDKIFYIFLTEEKGWKEMVYETGFQAKADSRLKAMNAAFRVKNPDKRFTELKHYSDELQTVVSQLLRVRARVADRLYGVYKVHGNYGRVFSEWSAIEKEMGDGLQSAGHHMDAYAASVDDILEEEEHYADQLKEYLFYTEALRAVCRKHELTQFELEMAAQDLASKKQQKEELVTGTVRTFSLKGMTSKLFGQETAEQREAKLQVLEQQIEEGEEAVKEKNTESDEFVKTAWIDIEHFKDQKDRDLKEALISYAIMQISRCKKGIQVWTNAKECFNKM, encoded by the exons ATGATGGCAGACTCGGGACCCGAGGAAATAGCGGTGATCGGGAACACCGACCTCACACCGGCAGAACTAGAGAACAACATTAAAAACACG ATGGTCGAGATTGAGAAATGGACTAGTCTTCTAAGAAAGATGGAGATCAGCGTTGGAGAGGCAGAGAAAAGGACTGGGAAGAATACAGTCAACATGCAGGAGATATACACTGTTTACCTAATTGAGACACG GCCGGTTGATGCTGTGACAGAAGGTATAATCCCAGCCCCAGACTCCTTATGGAGGAGATACAGCGAGTTTGAGCTACTCAGAAACTACTTGTTGGTCACCTATCCCTTTGTCGTTGTTGCCCCGTTACCCGAGAAGAGG GCAGAGATTGTGTGGCACAAGCTGTCAGCGGACAACATGGACCCAGACTTTGTGGAGAGAAGGAGGGTTGGACTGGAGAACTTCCTGCTCCGATTAGCCTCCCACCCAGTTCTCTGCAACGACAAGATCTTCTACATCTTCCTCACTGAG gAAAAAGGATGGAAGGAAATGGTGTACGAGACAGGATTTCAAGCAAAG GCTGATTCCAGGTTGAAAGCTATGAATGCAGCATTCAGGGTGAAGAATCCAGACAA ACGGTTTACAGAGCTGAAACACTACAGCGACGAGCTACAGACTGTAGTCTCCCAGCTGCTGAGAGTACGGGCA AGGGTAGCAGATCGACTGTATGGGGTGTACAAAGTGCATGGAAACTATGGACGAGTCTTCAG TGAGTGGAGTGCcatagagaaagagatgggagatGGACTACAAAGTGCTGGTCATCACATGGATGC GTATGCTGCTTCTGTAGATGATAttctggaggaagaggagcacTATGCTGATCAGCTGAAGGAGTACCTATTCTATACTGAGGCACTAAG GGCAGTGTGCAGGAAGCATGAGTTGACACAGTTTGAGCTGGAGATGGCTGCACAGGACTTAGCCTCTAAGAAACAGCAGAAGGAGGAGCTGGTCACAGGG ACTGTGCGGACGTTCTCACTGAAGGGGATGACCAGTAAGCTGTTTGGCCAGGAGACTGCAGAGCAGAGGGAGGCTAAGTTACAAGTGTTAGAACAgcagatagaggagggagaggaggctgtgaAAGAGAAGAACACCGAGAGCGA TGAGTTTGTGAAGACTGCCTGGATAGACATTGAGCACTTTAAAGACCAAAAGGACCGGGACCTGAAGGAGGCCCTGATTAGCTATGCAATCATGCAGATCAGCAGGTGTAAAAAG ggAATACAAGTGTGGACCAACGCAAAGGAGTGTTTCAACAAGATGTGA